A region of the Leopardus geoffroyi isolate Oge1 chromosome C2, O.geoffroyi_Oge1_pat1.0, whole genome shotgun sequence genome:
caatggaccgagccacccaggcgcccctagatatagtaattttttaaaaagttggaactTTGCAGAAAATAGGCCAAAATAAAGAAGGTGAAATGGAAAGCAGAAACTTCACTTTTACTTTCAAAAAGTTAAAGTCTTTTATTCctagcttgaaaaaaaaaaaggcctaaatTACCAGGAAAATATTTACAGGACTAATCACATTTTAAGGCAGGAGACTGGCTATGGCGAAAGGTCACTCGATGTCCCTCGTTGGGACAGCCTGGGACAGGTTACATGACCTGCCCCAGGGGCTGCAGCCCACCCGCCCGAGTCAAGGAGAGGACCCGGTGTCCTCGCTGCTGACGAACAAAACCTCAGAGGCATACCTGAGCCATTTTGCTAACAATTATGTGTCCTTTTAGTGTTTAAGAGAAATCTTAATTATTCTGGGCTATCTCTGTAGAATCATTCTAGAAACTCGTATGATTAGaaaactctagaaaaaaaaaaaacaactcgtCTCCCCTACGAGACCCATGGCATCTTCCCAGGCACCGGCGGCCTTGGCGGGACGAGAATATGGAGTGCTGGGCTCTGTGAAGTCGAGACGCGAACATCAGCTGCTTCGTCCGCTCAGAGCCCTCATCCCACAGGCTGCCGGACTGGACCGGGGCTTTGGTGCAAAGTACTCTGGAGAACATCTTCTTGCTCCTTCTCTGGAAACGAAACAACGGACACAGAGTCCCAGGCATCATCCTTTGGCGAGCTGTCCTTGTCCAGGGCCTCCAAGATAGGCTGAGCCGGGTCCTTTAAATACTTGAAAAGGTTGAAAACCAGCATTGTAATTAGTTTCAGTTCGAAACACCGGACTTCCGACTTCACATTTACTTGGCGCAGTCCTGTCTACCCCAGGTAGGACTTCCTATTCTGAAACAGCTTCTAAAATGAGAGCACCCTCCACCCCTCACGCCATTGCTAACCCGAACGCGAATGTGTGGGCCCACCGAGGTCATGCCGTAGCTTGGGAAAGGCAAGCTCAGACTTGCACTCAGTGCAGGCTTGGGGACGGTTCTCCCTGAAATGTCTCTGGAATTTAACTTCCCGGCgaaggaggaggtggtggggaaaagggggaaaatgcgCCAGTGTTTTCCTCAGCCCCCGCCCCTGCCGGTCACTTCCAGCTCACAGCCAAGAAGCCAGGCGTGCCGCAGGACGGTCAGTGCGGCCTCCCGGGCAGGGGTGAGGCGGCGGGGGCCTCAAGGCACAGAGCTGTTTCATGGCGGCCCacttgcccccctccctcccgcctctgTTCTAGGCTGAGCCTTGGCCTTACTGCTGAGCGACAGAGACACCGGAACATCCGGTGAGCCGAGAGCTGACGAAGGGCGAGAGGAATGTCAACGCATCACGTGCACTtgtgagacccccccccccccccgccaaaatatAAGTGAAACCTGGCTCGTTCTTCTCGTGGAACGTCAGTGCCCTTTGACAGAGGTTTTTCACACTTTCCCAGGAAAGTAAACTGAAAGCCTCTCTGTTTGGGATCCACGCCCCAAAGGGACAACTACACACGGGGTGGTGCTGTTTGCTCGGCTGCGAGAGACACACGAATGCAGGGAAGATTCTGAGGCCCACTGAGAGCTGTTATTTTGTGAAACTATTAACCAGGGGAAAacggtgggtgtgtgtgtgtgggggggggggtgtgggtgttATAACAACGCTCAAGATGAGTTCTGCCCTCTTGACAAACCTTTAAGTGTACGATGTGGTACTAATTACAGGCAGGATGATGTACAGATCTCCAGAACTCACTTGCCTGACTGGAACTCTGCACACCGAACAGCGACTCCctgtgcccaccccctccccccctcagcccctggcaaccaccgttcTATTCCAGCTTCTATGAGGTGGAGTATTCTAGATGCCTCaagtaagtggaatcatgcagcatCTGTATGGAGGGTCTAGTAGGGAACATAACATGTAGTTCGTACCATGTCTGTGTACTTTAAATACCTCGTGACAGATGAAGGCCAACAAGGGACTACAGCTCCTTCTAGAAGCCCTGCTGTTTCTCTACACACTTGGGCCTTATCTGATACCTATTGCTTCTAGATGTGACACAGTAAGCTTCTGTTTCCAGTACCTTGACCCCAAGTTTCCTACAAAGAAACCTCCAGAAGCAAATATCTTTAAATAGTCTTCTATCAGCTTGCTTCTGCCCCTAAGCATGTCCCCCCTAGTGTTCTTGGAGGGCTCGGCCCCCTTGCGGAGCctcggaggtgggggtgggtggtcgGGCTGTGCATGAAATCAACCTCTCACGAGAACCAGTCCACTCTTCTTCCTCAGGCCTTTCAAAACACTAGTAACATCCAGTGAGCTCTTGGTGCGCAAAGTTCTGTCTGCACAGCCCCGGTGCTTTTTCTCTAGACTCCTTCCAAGTGCGCGCATCTGCCCCACAGCCTGTGCTCTCGATCCCTGTCTTCACTGCCTCTCCATCCTCTTCCAGGCCTCTTGGGAGCTTCCTCCAAAAGGCACAGGTCTGATGTGCGGCTACAGGCAACCCTTGGCCACGCTGGGCCAGACCACCTTTGCCACCAACctcatgccattaaaaaaaaaaaaaaaaatggttttaaattgtggtaaaatacatgtaacataggATTTACATCTTGGCTATTTTTTATGTATACAGCTCACTGGTATAAAATACTTTCACCCTGTTGTACAACCCTCACCACTATGTCCAGGGCTTGTTTTTACTTTGCAAAACGAAAACTCTGCACCTATTAAACTCTAactccccactttcccctccccacccagaccCTGGCCACCACCACTCTACTCTCAGTCTCCCTGAATCGGAGTCCTCTAAGTACCTCATGTTAAGTGGAATCAGTGTTTGTCCTTTTTGTGACCGGTTTATTTCACCTAGCGTACCATCCTCGGGGTTCACCCACGTTGCAGCATGCGGCAGAATCGCCTTCCTTTTTacggctgcataatattccattggatggaCATACCACATTTCGTTTATCTGCTCCTCCACCGACGGGAGCTTGGGTTGCCTCCCCCATTTGGCTGTGGTGAATCATGCCGTGAACATGGGCGTACAAATAACCCTGCACCACTTTTAATTCAAATCTCTGTGCCCGTGGCTTTGTCCGCCGCTGACCTCTTAAGTGTTACCAGGGGGCCGGGGAGTGCTGACATGTCACCCACTGGATGTGTGCGCACGTACCTCTTCTATTTGTAACGGGATGCTCGGAGGAGAGTGAAACCAGTATTTCACCAGGCCTCTGTATTTCAGGACCAGGAAGAAACAGGCCCCCGCCAGCATCGACAGGAACAGAAAGAGTCCCACAGCAATCATGATGATTTGCTGGAGTTTTGTGGCGGCTGAAAAGATGATGCGGAAGTAAACAAGAGGCCCGTCCCACCCGTGGTACAAACGTCGGTAATTTCTCACCTGCCAACCGCTTAGAGAGAGGTCGTTTCCTGGTAAAACCGGGCgacgctgcccctcccccgcccagcctCACATGCTTAGATGACTAGCCAGGAAAGGCAATCCTAAAATAAAGCAGCGTTAGCTGTCTGGTGCTGTTATTACGGTAGATCTCAGCATGAACCTGTGTTGCCTACACTTTCGGGTTCGCGTCTTGCCCCTTCTCTCCGGGtctccccacccctaccaccCTTGACCCTTTGCCTAACAAGCCACCCCCGGTTTCACTCCTTGGGGAGGATTCTTTGCCCAGGTCAGAAAGGACCTAAGAAGGTACGTTACCATCCATCGCTGTTTTGTAGCAAGATACGTTGCTTAAGTGTCCGGGTCTAGAGATGTTTCCTTTTTCACAAACCAGTTGCGCTTTGACTTGTAAACAGTATTCTCTTAAGGGTTTCAAATCATTCAACACGATGGAGGTGCTCCTGAAGGGGCCTTTAACCTGTGTCAAAAACACCAAGAAGCACGTACGTAAATGACCCAAACAGATGCAGCGGGAGCACTTCTAGCTTTTCCAatgttcccccaaattcacagTGAACACAATAACCAAAGAATAAAGAGTtcctgttttgttaattttttttaagattttgagagagagcatgcgcaggggaggggcagagagagagacagagagagagagagagaatcccaagcaggctccgcacggtcagtgcacagcccagtgcagggcttgaactcatgaaccttgagatcatgacctgagccaaaactacgagtctgatgcttaactgacggagccacccaggcaccccaagagattctgtttttaaacagTCACTGGCTTGCAGGCGACAAATTTTATACGTGAAAACTGGTGAGCTGTGTGAAGGAAGATGCCGGTGGCTTCAGAGCTGTGTTTCTGGCTCTCAGGCCTCGGAGGGGGCCCACTATAACAATGCAGGGTCAGCCACTGGGATTTAGCAAATCCCAATTTCTGGGATgaaattttctcctttaaaactgcttaaatggggggcacctgggtggctccatcaggtGGGCTTCtgatcgacttcggctcaggtcatgatttcagggtcataggatcgagccccaagttgggctctgcacggggTATACagcctgctttctccctctctctctgccccccacctttctctctttctctctaaaatagaatagaatagaatagaatagaatagaataaaataaaattgcttaaatGCCCAGTGTGTTTACTCATGTAATCAGGAACCGGCGGGATCCCAGATTCTtgaggattctgtctcctccccacaTCCCTGCTACTGCCTTCCTCGGGCCTCGCTAACTCCCCACCTGGGTCCCTCTAGTCAGTGGCTTCTCACTCTCCTCCTGGACAAAGTTGACATTGTTCCACAGGGAAACAAGGAAAAGATATATAATGGCAATataggatttcttttaaaaaaaatttttttttaatatttatttatttttgagagagagacagggtgtgagcaggggaggggcagagagagagagacacagaatctgaagaaggctccaggctctgagctgtcagcacagagctagatgcggggcttgaactcaagagctgtgcgatcatgacctgagctgaagtcagacgctcaaccgactgagccacccagctccccaaGGATTTCTTATAAGGGACTGCTTTCCTACTTTGAGATATAGTAGAAAACGCTATAGCCATTTGAAATGGTGGTATTACACACATTCAGTGCCGTGTAGATGAGGCCTGCTATAGTATTGACTGAAGAAAGGCAATTATTCAATAGTATATagaaaatcttattttgaaaaatataaagtcaTCACATTACTTATGAATTGTAGGAtcatagatgatttttttttccttctgtttaacGGTGATAGACTGCCAGGGCAGAGGAGAAGAATTTTCACTCATGATGTGACATAGAGCAATTTTAAGGACGAACTTCTTTTTGGGATTATTTCAGCTGCCAGTTGGCATTTCTAAAATTTAGAATCACAGACGACAGAGACCGAGACTGCTGTGCTTGGGAGGCCTGCTTGCAAGGGTAACGAACTATCTctggcatctgggaacttggaATCCGGGAGTGTCCCCGCCATTCGCTAACATTAGCAGCTTATCGTACCTACGATGTTTTTTATGATGAACACCTGCTCTCCTTCTAGGAGTCTGTAATTTTGATATGTGCTAGGGAGAAGAGACCTATATAACCAATAAAAGCCCTGGACACTGAGTCTCTGATAAGATTCTCTACTAGACTGCATTACAGTCTAGTAGAGACTGTAGTTGCCATAGCTTGTCATTGGAGTAATTGTGTCCTGGGTGGGTCTTTCGGGAGGGGATTCTTGGAAGCTTGTGTCTGGAATCCTCTGGACTTTGGCCCATGTACCTCTCCCTTTTGCTGACTTTGCTTTGTGTCCTGTTGTAATACGCCATAGCCATGAATACAACTATATGCCAAGTCCCATGGGTCCTTCAAGCAAATTTAGGTGCTGGTCAGAATTATTTGAACCCTAGAGTCTTTTGTTCACAGAAGGTCAAAGTATAGCTGCTCCAGTTGATAAGGGAACAGGGAAATCCCTTCTGGAATCTTCCAGGCCTTCTGTATTCCATTTGACCAGACTTTGACCTCTGATTTGGGGAAATGATTATTTCCTCTTCTCCCACATGGTAAGAGTCTACTCCTCAGTGGGTTTTGCCTTCCTCCATGTTTCTAGACTCCCCATAAAGAAATGAGGAGAAAGCAATAATTTGTAAACTATGTCAGATAATAACTGCAGAGCATGGGCCCTGGGGCCAGAACGTTTCTGCACTGATGTGCTAGCTATCAGCTGCTGACCTTGAGCGAGTTACTTAACCacttggtttccttctctgacACAGCTTGGTacgaagattaaatgagatgatgtagcTAAAATGTCTGGCCCAGTGCCCAACACAAAGAAAGCCCTTGATAAACACAAGCTCTTATCATAAAACACTATCAttgaggtgcccgggtggctcagtcggttgagcgtccggcctcggctcaggtcatgatctcacggtttgtgggttcgagccccacatcgggctctgtgccaacagccccgagcctggagcctgcttcagattctgcgtctccttctctctctgtccctcccccattcgtgcgtgctctctctctctctctcaaaattacactttaaaaataaataaaacactataatTGTTCACAATATGTAAGTCATTATGCTGCTTAAACTTACACAGTTATGGGTGTcaattataccccaataaaactggaaaacaaagcaaagtgaTAATGCTGAATTTAGGAAACCATGAAGTCTACCCAGATAATAAAACCTCATGATATGCAGCTTGGATAGCCAGGCACTGCCGACGAGCTAAGGCCATCGCGTTTCTTCGTACCATGGAGGGCTGACCAGGCTGTGCTGGTCCGACCCACCTTTGTCAGGCGCACTGCCTGCCACGGCCCCTCCTCACACGGCCTGCATTTCTGACAGACCCTGGCAACCTGCAGGTCTCCAGACCCCAAGCCTTCTCACACCCTCCATCGTTCTCCCTAGaactctccctctcctcccagaaGACTTTTCACCTGGTCACATATGTCGTCTTTGCAAATCATTCAAACTGGAGGACTTTATATGAACTTGCAGACTGCAGTGAATTCCTTGTCGGAGAAACAGGCCCTCTAGAACCTTCTCTGAGCTTTACGGTGCCACAAAGCACCGTGAG
Encoded here:
- the IFNGR2 gene encoding interferon gamma receptor 2 isoform X2; the encoded protein is MRGPREAQWLGFQPSRSSSTWYDLGGKVEVNCMNITTTECDFTPKGNSVFLRPEFDTFLRVRAKVDDLVSPWLTLPSFRYCRNVTVGPPENIWVTPGEGSLIIRLSSPFDVHAFSATFLYYVHYWEKAGIQQVKGPFRSTSIVLNDLKPLREYCLQVKAQLVCEKGNISRPGHLSNVSCYKTAMDAATKLQQIIMIAVGLFLFLSMLAGACFFLVLKYRGLVKYWFHSPPSIPLQIEEYLKDPAQPILEALDKDSSPKDDAWDSVSVVSFPEKEQEDVLQSTLHQSPGPVRQPVG